The following are from one region of the Anaeropeptidivorans aminofermentans genome:
- a CDS encoding type IA DNA topoisomerase, whose product MQLIIAEKPSVAQSIAAVLGATEKKDGYIQGAGYIVSWCIGHLVGLAPAHDYDERYSKWRQEDLPILPGEWQYAVTADKKKQFAILRELMNRKDVDRLVCATDAGREGELIFRFVYHVAGCKKPFDRLWISSMEESAIRQSFDSLKDGRQYDDLYHSALCRAKADWLIGINATRLFSVLYGKTLNVGRVQTPTLAMLTERGAKISGFTKEKYHHIHIAAGGIDAISKKIPAAEDAQAMQRACHEGQALCVSVTQEQKTQNPPKLFDLTSLQREANRLFGYTAKQTLDLAQTLYEKRLLTYPRTDSRFLTSDMEKTAPVIVNQAALAVGFIRGNVGIPADYFGNVINDAKVSDHHAIIPTMTIQGFDLSTLPETERNILTLVCVRLICAIHEKHIYEAVTASFECAGYSFTAKGKTVTREGWKAVDRLFRASLKLKAEDDGGAEAPEADRALPPISEGQTFEIVAATVTEHFTQPPKPYTEDTLLSAMEHAGAEDTNDDAERKGLGTPATRAAIIEKLVSCGFIQRKGKQLIPTPDGENLIAILPDVLTSPKLTAEWENALTLIAKGEALPADFMRDIEGMAQGLCVNFPHADDDKKSLFKQEKEIIGTCPRCGTPVFEGKKNFYCSSRECEFTMWKNDRFFESHKKALTKPVAAALLKDGKAKVKGMYSEKSGKSFDAVILLADTGEKYVNYRFEQKGKREQKK is encoded by the coding sequence ATGCAACTTATTATTGCAGAAAAACCCAGTGTCGCGCAGAGCATCGCCGCCGTTCTTGGTGCAACCGAGAAAAAGGACGGCTATATACAGGGCGCGGGATATATCGTGTCCTGGTGCATAGGCCACCTTGTAGGCCTTGCGCCCGCACACGATTATGACGAACGCTATTCAAAATGGCGGCAGGAAGATTTACCTATCTTACCGGGCGAATGGCAATACGCCGTCACCGCCGATAAGAAAAAGCAGTTTGCTATCTTGCGGGAGCTTATGAACCGCAAGGACGTTGACCGCCTTGTATGCGCCACCGACGCAGGCCGCGAGGGAGAATTGATTTTCCGTTTTGTCTACCATGTGGCGGGCTGCAAAAAGCCCTTTGACCGCCTTTGGATTAGCAGCATGGAAGAAAGCGCAATCCGGCAGAGCTTTGACAGCCTGAAAGACGGGCGGCAATATGACGACCTATACCATTCCGCGCTATGTAGGGCAAAGGCTGATTGGCTTATCGGTATCAACGCGACCCGGCTTTTCAGCGTCCTATACGGCAAGACCCTGAACGTCGGGAGGGTGCAGACTCCTACACTCGCCATGCTTACCGAGCGCGGCGCGAAAATATCCGGCTTTACAAAAGAAAAGTATCATCATATTCATATCGCGGCAGGAGGCATTGACGCTATCAGCAAGAAAATCCCCGCCGCCGAGGACGCACAGGCCATGCAAAGGGCTTGCCATGAGGGGCAAGCCCTTTGTGTTTCTGTCACACAGGAGCAGAAAACACAGAACCCGCCGAAACTGTTTGACCTTACGAGCTTGCAGCGGGAAGCTAACCGGCTATTCGGCTACACCGCGAAACAGACCCTTGACTTGGCGCAAACGCTGTATGAAAAGCGGTTGCTGACTTATCCGAGAACGGACAGCCGGTTTTTGACTTCCGACATGGAAAAGACCGCGCCGGTCATTGTCAATCAGGCTGCGCTTGCCGTGGGCTTTATCCGGGGCAACGTCGGCATACCGGCTGATTATTTCGGGAACGTCATAAATGACGCGAAAGTATCCGACCATCACGCTATTATCCCCACCATGACGATACAGGGCTTTGACCTTTCTACCCTGCCCGAAACGGAGCGCAACATATTGACCCTTGTTTGTGTCCGGCTGATTTGCGCCATTCACGAAAAGCACATATATGAAGCCGTTACCGCGTCCTTTGAGTGCGCCGGATATTCCTTTACCGCCAAAGGTAAAACTGTTACCCGCGAGGGCTGGAAAGCAGTTGACCGGCTTTTCCGTGCGTCGCTGAAGCTAAAGGCCGAGGACGACGGCGGTGCTGAAGCTCCTGAAGCTGACCGCGCCTTGCCGCCCATCAGCGAGGGGCAGACCTTTGAAATCGTCGCTGCTACCGTCACCGAGCATTTCACGCAGCCGCCGAAGCCCTACACCGAGGACACCTTGCTTTCCGCTATGGAACATGCCGGAGCCGAGGACACCAACGACGACGCGGAGCGTAAAGGATTGGGGACACCCGCCACCCGCGCCGCCATTATTGAAAAATTAGTATCGTGCGGCTTTATCCAGCGCAAGGGCAAGCAGCTTATCCCCACCCCGGACGGCGAAAACCTGATTGCCATTTTGCCCGACGTTCTTACTTCTCCGAAGCTCACCGCCGAATGGGAAAACGCCTTGACCCTGATTGCCAAAGGGGAAGCGTTGCCGGCAGACTTCATGCGGGATATTGAGGGCATGGCGCAAGGCCTTTGCGTCAACTTCCCCCATGCCGACGACGACAAAAAATCCCTGTTCAAGCAGGAAAAAGAGATTATCGGCACTTGTCCCCGGTGCGGTACTCCTGTCTTTGAGGGTAAAAAGAACTTTTATTGCAGCAGCCGGGAATGTGAGTTTACCATGTGGAAAAATGACCGTTTCTTTGAAAGCCATAAAAAGGCCTTAACAAAGCCGGTTGCCGCCGCCTTGCTGAAAGACGGCAAGGCCAAAGTCAAGGGTATGTACTCCGAGAAAAGCGGCAAATCCTTTGACGCGGTTATCCTGCTTGCCGACACTGGCGAAAAATACGTCAACTATCGCTTTGAGCAAAAGGGAAAAAGGGAACAAAAGAAGTAA
- a CDS encoding YodL domain-containing protein, with protein sequence MLEEARQAAHAAGLPFSERPYDGQELDPYSYDGSMTPEDYELWQQRIAQERSAKMNDPLSIQIHNRQRFEQNEPGEWLKLPATAEQLQEALRRVGITAENPQDFFINGIDSPIEAVARLSLENIQTAGVDELNYLAARLEQFDPAQIEKLNVNGDILSYWNDVHHLTEYVQNTEYFMYIPGITDHKALGDYYLNKSGLVQMPEGWKAAVDIEKLRQLTAEQEKGILWDNGYIFETGDEWQPVTEIPQEYRIMSFPQPELTAEEAAARADGRDAALRDIGEAQLEPPTPVDIGGYPDDPIEYDAISTRAPAVATAKPPVRSVDPQPVKPIALESEKPADKLKEITDRLEQGIAGIFESEQYADYLKTLSKFHNYSLNNTILIAMQKPDASLIAGFNTWKNEHGRNVRKGEKGIKIIAPSPFKIKKEMKKIDPDTQRPVIGRDGKPVTEQVEIKIPAFKVVSVFDVSQTEGKELPTIGVDELTGNVKQYRDFFAALEKASPVPVALENIEGNANGYYHQVDKRIAIREDMSELQTLKTAIHEIAHARLHDVDMNKEQDEQPRADRRTREVEAESIAYTVCQHYGLDTSDYSFGYVAGWSSGKELAELKASLETIRATAAELITEIDGHFAELQQARDAEQRPVFESLPPEQQQALSDTVKDTLQFFVENDLKEHGELSDGTLEAIAVQGYAYRDGSLEKLVEPQTTAPEQERQQGDTYAIYQLKQDDSTRDFRFEPYDRLQAAGLSVDPANYVFVYSGQLGKDETLDAIFERFNINRPSDFTGHSLSISDIVTLNRDGVETVHYIDSGAGYKEVPEFLQPAPAFDMQQTTNRLQELHDNVMNANPDKTSGTAAYNMAIKRLDRLNNQIPENQPQLKAVVEYAAGSTDLSMLKGRMTAAMQEISHIRTAEMSTEQNYNMIDGVPNNTPSVGELEARAKAGEQINLSDLAAAIKADKAAAIHDTGKKPSIREQLKQAGADPSYRDKSAPSRTRDKSPGLEV encoded by the coding sequence TTGCTGGAGGAAGCGCGGCAAGCCGCCCATGCCGCAGGGCTTCCGTTTTCTGAACGTCCTTACGACGGGCAGGAGCTTGACCCTTATTCTTACGACGGCAGCATGACCCCCGAAGATTACGAACTTTGGCAACAACGGATTGCACAGGAAAGGAGCGCAAAAATGAACGACCCTTTATCCATACAGATACACAACCGACAACGCTTTGAACAGAACGAACCCGGCGAATGGCTGAAACTTCCCGCCACCGCCGAACAGCTACAAGAAGCCCTGCGGCGCGTCGGCATTACCGCCGAGAACCCGCAGGATTTTTTCATAAACGGCATTGATAGCCCGATAGAAGCCGTCGCCCGCCTATCCCTTGAAAACATACAGACGGCAGGGGTGGATGAACTGAATTACCTTGCGGCGCGACTGGAACAGTTTGACCCGGCGCAGATTGAAAAACTCAATGTCAACGGTGATATTCTTTCTTATTGGAATGATGTTCACCACCTGACCGAATACGTCCAAAATACCGAGTATTTCATGTATATTCCCGGCATAACCGACCATAAAGCATTGGGTGATTACTACCTAAACAAATCGGGTTTGGTACAAATGCCGGAGGGCTGGAAAGCCGCTGTTGACATTGAAAAGTTAAGGCAGCTTACCGCCGAGCAGGAAAAGGGTATTTTGTGGGACAATGGATATATTTTTGAAACCGGCGACGAATGGCAGCCGGTAACGGAAATCCCGCAGGAATACCGCATTATGAGTTTCCCACAGCCGGAGCTTACCGCCGAGGAAGCCGCCGCCCGTGCTGATGGGCGCGACGCGGCCTTGCGTGATATAGGCGAGGCACAATTAGAACCGCCTACCCCCGTTGATATTGGCGGCTACCCTGACGACCCCATAGAATACGACGCTATTTCTACCCGCGCCCCGGCCGTGGCCACCGCGAAGCCCCCGGTACGTTCGGTCGACCCGCAGCCGGTAAAGCCTATCGCGCTGGAAAGTGAGAAGCCCGCCGACAAGCTAAAGGAAATTACCGATAGGCTGGAACAGGGCATTGCTGGTATTTTTGAAAGTGAACAATACGCCGACTATCTAAAAACCCTGTCAAAGTTTCATAATTACAGCTTGAACAACACAATTTTGATTGCCATGCAGAAGCCCGACGCTTCCCTTATCGCTGGCTTTAATACATGGAAAAATGAACACGGGCGCAACGTTCGCAAGGGCGAAAAAGGTATTAAAATCATTGCCCCGTCGCCGTTCAAGATAAAAAAGGAAATGAAGAAAATCGACCCCGACACGCAGCGTCCCGTTATCGGCAGGGACGGCAAGCCCGTCACCGAGCAAGTAGAAATCAAAATACCGGCGTTCAAGGTTGTTTCTGTCTTTGACGTTTCGCAGACGGAGGGCAAGGAGCTACCGACAATTGGTGTTGATGAACTCACCGGCAACGTTAAGCAGTATAGGGATTTTTTTGCCGCTCTTGAAAAAGCGTCCCCTGTACCGGTTGCCTTGGAGAATATCGAGGGCAACGCAAACGGCTATTATCATCAGGTAGACAAACGTATTGCTATACGCGAGGACATGAGCGAATTGCAAACCCTGAAAACAGCCATACACGAAATTGCCCATGCCCGGCTGCATGATGTTGATATGAACAAAGAGCAGGACGAGCAGCCTCGCGCTGACCGGCGTACCCGTGAGGTTGAAGCGGAAAGTATCGCCTATACCGTTTGTCAACATTACGGTCTTGATACGTCGGACTATTCTTTCGGCTATGTCGCCGGTTGGAGCAGCGGCAAGGAGCTTGCCGAGTTGAAAGCGTCCCTTGAAACGATACGCGCCACCGCCGCCGAACTTATCACCGAGATTGACGGGCATTTTGCGGAGCTTCAACAGGCAAGGGACGCAGAGCAGCGACCAGTATTTGAGAGTTTACCCCCGGAGCAGCAGCAAGCCCTTTCTGATACGGTCAAAGACACCCTGCAATTCTTTGTAGAAAATGATTTGAAAGAGCATGGGGAGCTTTCGGACGGAACCCTTGAAGCTATTGCGGTACAGGGCTATGCTTACCGGGACGGGAGTCTTGAAAAGCTGGTAGAACCGCAGACCACCGCGCCAGAGCAGGAACGGCAGCAGGGCGACACCTACGCTATCTATCAGCTAAAGCAGGACGACAGCACACGGGATTTTCGCTTTGAGCCTTACGACCGCTTACAGGCGGCGGGGCTTTCCGTTGACCCGGCAAATTATGTATTTGTCTATTCCGGGCAGCTTGGCAAGGACGAAACCCTTGATGCTATTTTTGAACGGTTTAATATTAACCGTCCGTCAGACTTTACGGGACACTCCTTGTCTATATCCGACATTGTAACCCTGAACCGGGACGGCGTGGAAACCGTCCATTATATTGATAGCGGCGCAGGATATAAGGAAGTGCCGGAGTTTTTGCAGCCCGCCCCGGCCTTTGATATGCAGCAGACCACAAACCGCTTGCAGGAGCTTCACGACAATGTTATGAACGCGAACCCCGATAAGACAAGTGGCACTGCCGCCTACAATATGGCAATCAAACGCCTTGACCGGCTTAACAATCAAATCCCCGAAAATCAGCCGCAGCTAAAGGCAGTTGTTGAGTATGCCGCAGGGAGTACGGATTTATCTATGCTCAAAGGGCGCATGACAGCCGCCATGCAGGAAATCAGCCATATACGGACGGCTGAAATGTCCACCGAGCAGAATTATAACATGATTGACGGCGTTCCCAATAATACCCCCTCTGTTGGCGAACTGGAAGCAAGGGCAAAGGCCGGGGAGCAAATCAACCTTTCCGACCTTGCCGCAGCAATCAAGGCAGATAAGGCCGCAGCCATCCATGATACCGGCAAAAAGCCGTCTATTCGGGAGCAGTTAAAACAGGCTGGCGCGGATCCGTCCTATCGGGACAAATCCGCGCCGAGCCGGACACGGGACAAAAGCCCCGGATTGGAGGTGTAG
- a CDS encoding transposon-transfer assisting family protein has product MTRFTVEEINLISIYHTGTRDAIIEEMTAALPHMDSEFQELTRNTMDKLNGLTDDEFSHLALDPADEGDE; this is encoded by the coding sequence ATGACACGATTTACCGTTGAGGAAATAAATCTTATCAGCATTTACCATACCGGGACGCGGGACGCGATTATCGAGGAAATGACTGCCGCCCTGCCCCATATGGACAGTGAGTTTCAGGAACTTACCCGGAACACAATGGATAAGCTGAACGGCCTGACTGACGACGAATTTTCCCATCTTGCCCTTGACCCCGCCGACGAGGGCGACGAGTAA
- a CDS encoding DUF6050 family protein: MTRKEIAKDFFTKVVLSVFLAWPLFAMFKPVFTKDGVTDYFMVWIVCGIPFGIWRLRLWLIPRNYDIGGTVGIWALNIIIGGLIGGVIIVWRLLVAAWYTVLTVYRLVTYNSESNRIAREAVANYPISE, from the coding sequence ATGACGCGAAAGGAAATAGCGAAAGACTTTTTTACAAAGGTTGTATTGTCGGTCTTTCTTGCGTGGCCGCTCTTTGCCATGTTTAAGCCAGTGTTTACCAAAGACGGCGTAACCGATTATTTCATGGTATGGATTGTCTGCGGTATCCCGTTCGGGATATGGCGGCTGCGGCTCTGGCTTATCCCCCGCAACTATGATATTGGCGGCACAGTGGGTATATGGGCGTTAAACATTATCATTGGCGGTCTGATTGGCGGCGTTATTATTGTGTGGCGGCTACTTGTTGCTGCGTGGTACACGGTGTTGACGGTTTACCGGCTTGTCACCTACAACAGCGAAAGCAACCGCATTGCACGGGAAGCCGTAGCGAACTATCCAATCAGTGAATAG
- a CDS encoding relaxase/mobilization nuclease domain-containing protein: MAVTKIKPIKSTLKKALDYICNPAKTDEKILISSYGCSHETADIEFGFTLSQAIDKGNNLAHHLIQAFDPGEVTPEQAHEIGRRLADEVTKGQYEYVLTTHIDKGHVHNHIMFCAVNFMDYHKYNSNKKSYYQIRNTSDRICRESGLSIVKPGKQIEYTGKDGQRRTRPAKEQGRSYAEYAADKAGGSWKDKLKVAIDTVIPQSSDFEDFLRRMEAAGYEVKRRGETISLRAPGQKSFTRLRGSTLGEDYTAERIIERIQGKKRTVSAPKRDNKAVSLVIDIENSIKAQQSRGYEQWAKIHNLQQAAKTVNFLTENNILQYADLRAKVEEVATASEQAGAALKGVEKRLSDMVLLIKNITTYQRTKPAYDGYRAAKDKAQYRAANESVLILHEAAAKALKAVQAGGGKLPNPAGLQKEYARLQAEKQKLSSEYGKLKKQVKEYDIIKANVDSILHQPEADKAKGRDAEL, encoded by the coding sequence ATGGCGGTTACAAAGATTAAGCCTATTAAAAGCACCCTAAAGAAAGCTCTTGACTATATCTGCAATCCTGCCAAGACAGACGAAAAAATCCTGATTTCCTCTTATGGTTGCTCCCATGAAACGGCTGATATTGAGTTTGGCTTTACCCTCTCCCAAGCAATAGACAAGGGCAATAATCTTGCCCATCATTTGATACAGGCCTTTGACCCCGGCGAAGTCACGCCGGAACAGGCGCACGAAATAGGGCGGCGGCTTGCCGATGAAGTCACCAAAGGGCAATATGAATATGTTTTAACGACGCACATAGACAAAGGCCATGTCCATAACCACATCATGTTTTGCGCTGTCAACTTCATGGACTACCACAAGTACAACAGCAACAAAAAGAGCTATTACCAAATCCGAAACACCAGCGATAGGATATGTCGGGAAAGCGGTCTATCCATTGTGAAGCCCGGAAAGCAAATCGAATACACCGGCAAGGACGGGCAGCGGCGCACCCGTCCAGCAAAGGAACAGGGGCGCAGCTATGCGGAGTACGCAGCCGACAAAGCCGGGGGAAGCTGGAAAGACAAGCTCAAAGTCGCCATTGATACGGTTATTCCGCAATCCTCGGATTTTGAGGATTTTTTGCGCCGTATGGAAGCCGCTGGATATGAAGTCAAGCGGCGGGGTGAAACAATTTCTTTACGCGCTCCCGGTCAAAAAAGCTTCACGCGCTTGCGGGGTAGTACGCTCGGTGAGGATTATACTGCCGAACGGATTATAGAGCGCATACAGGGCAAGAAACGGACGGTATCCGCGCCCAAACGGGACAATAAAGCGGTCAGCCTTGTGATTGATATTGAAAACAGTATCAAGGCGCAGCAAAGCCGGGGATATGAACAATGGGCAAAAATTCATAATCTGCAACAGGCCGCAAAGACGGTCAATTTCCTAACTGAAAACAACATTTTGCAATACGCCGATTTACGGGCAAAGGTTGAGGAAGTCGCCACCGCCAGCGAACAGGCCGGAGCTGCATTGAAAGGCGTTGAAAAGCGGTTGTCAGATATGGTCTTGCTTATCAAAAATATCACTACCTATCAGCGAACAAAACCCGCCTATGACGGATACCGGGCGGCAAAGGATAAGGCGCAATACCGCGCCGCCAACGAAAGCGTGTTGATACTCCATGAAGCCGCTGCCAAAGCATTAAAGGCGGTACAGGCCGGGGGCGGCAAGCTCCCCAATCCTGCCGGGCTGCAAAAAGAGTATGCGCGGCTGCAAGCTGAAAAGCAAAAGCTATCGTCCGAATATGGCAAGTTGAAAAAACAGGTGAAAGAGTACGACATTATCAAGGCTAATGTGGATAGTATTCTACACCAGCCGGAAGCGGATAAGGCAAAAGGCAGGGACGCGGAATTGTAG
- a CDS encoding plasmid mobilization protein: MANRKRPITLRCPVTEQERSLIFQKMAQVPTKNFAAYARKMLIDGYVIRVDYSELKAVTAEIQKIGANVNQIAKRVNATGNVYEQDLAEIKGALAEIWRLQRLSLLKAP, translated from the coding sequence ATGGCGAACAGGAAACGGCCTATTACATTGCGCTGCCCTGTCACCGAACAGGAGCGCAGCTTGATATTTCAAAAGATGGCGCAAGTGCCAACGAAAAACTTTGCCGCGTATGCCCGGAAAATGCTGATTGACGGTTATGTGATAAGGGTGGATTACTCGGAGCTAAAGGCCGTCACCGCTGAAATACAAAAAATCGGCGCGAACGTCAATCAGATTGCAAAGCGCGTGAACGCAACCGGCAACGTGTACGAACAGGATTTAGCGGAGATAAAGGGGGCGTTGGCTGAAATATGGCGGTTACAAAGATTAAGCCTATTAAAAGCACCCTAA
- a CDS encoding helix-turn-helix domain-containing protein, with amino-acid sequence MSKEKNKFDFMAMGQAIKEARLKKGWTREMTGEIVNLAPRYIMSIENKGQHPSFHVFIDLMTLFNISVDQFLYPDSESKKSTRRRQLDAELDGLDEQDYIVMEATAKALKEAKKARE; translated from the coding sequence ATGTCAAAAGAAAAAAACAAGTTTGATTTTATGGCTATGGGACAGGCCATAAAAGAAGCCCGATTAAAAAAGGGTTGGACGCGGGAAATGACAGGTGAAATAGTAAACCTTGCGCCGCGTTACATCATGTCCATTGAAAACAAAGGCCAGCACCCAAGTTTCCATGTTTTCATTGACCTTATGACGCTTTTCAATATATCGGTAGACCAATTCCTTTACCCGGATAGTGAAAGCAAGAAGTCCACGCGCCGCCGCCAGCTCGACGCAGAGCTTGACGGGTTGGACGAACAAGATTATATCGTAATGGAAGCTACGGCAAAAGCCTTAAAAGAAGCAAAGAAAGCGAGGGAATAA
- a CDS encoding ArsR/SmtB family transcription factor: MKNIYSQNTAFFKALADTNRLMIVDMLSCGEMCACEILEKFNITQPTLSHHMKILCDCGLVSGRKEGKWTHYSLNEKAFANFKEFLNVITSPKADCICNCKEVCSCE; encoded by the coding sequence ATGAAAAATATTTATTCCCAAAACACAGCCTTTTTCAAAGCATTAGCAGATACAAACCGCTTGATGATTGTTGATATGCTATCTTGCGGCGAGATGTGTGCATGTGAGATTTTAGAAAAGTTTAATATTACGCAGCCAACATTATCTCATCACATGAAAATTCTTTGCGATTGTGGCTTGGTGAGCGGGCGTAAGGAGGGAAAATGGACTCACTATTCTTTGAATGAAAAAGCATTTGCAAATTTCAAAGAATTTTTGAATGTAATAACCAGCCCTAAAGCAGATTGTATTTGTAATTGTAAGGAGGTATGTAGTTGTGAGTGA
- the arsB gene encoding ACR3 family arsenite efflux transporter, with amino-acid sequence MSEKQQTQGISFFEKYLTVWVLLCMAAGIFIGKYLPGVPDFLGKFEYAQISIPIAVLIWVMIYPMMMKVDFKSIKDVRKNPQGLIISAGTSWLIKPFLMFGLATFFFYVVFKSFIPADLAQNYVAGAVLLGAAPCTAMVFVWSNLTKGDPAHTLVQVAVNDLIILVAFVPIVTFLLGINNMFVPWDTLILSIVLFVVIPLVAGALTRTLVIKNRGVDYFNKNFVPKFDSITTIGLLLTLIIIFTFQGDAILSNPLHVLLIGIPLALQNVITAAFAYIMCKVFKQPHNIAAPAALIGASDFFELSVAVAIALYGPTSPVVLVCTVGVLTEVPVMLVLVKFVNKTRSWFDDNKSSSGEIVKKP; translated from the coding sequence GTGAGTGAGAAACAACAGACGCAGGGAATTAGCTTTTTTGAAAAGTATTTGACAGTATGGGTATTGCTGTGTATGGCAGCGGGTATTTTTATAGGTAAATATTTGCCCGGTGTCCCTGACTTTTTAGGGAAGTTTGAATATGCACAAATTTCTATTCCTATTGCGGTATTGATATGGGTTATGATTTATCCCATGATGATGAAAGTGGATTTTAAGTCTATAAAAGATGTAAGAAAAAATCCGCAAGGGCTTATTATTTCAGCAGGCACAAGTTGGCTGATAAAACCGTTTTTGATGTTTGGCCTTGCAACATTTTTCTTTTACGTTGTTTTCAAATCCTTTATCCCTGCCGACCTTGCACAAAATTACGTTGCGGGAGCTGTTCTTTTAGGTGCTGCCCCCTGTACGGCAATGGTTTTTGTTTGGAGCAATTTAACAAAAGGCGACCCCGCCCACACGTTAGTACAGGTAGCGGTTAATGACCTTATTATTCTTGTGGCATTTGTACCTATCGTAACGTTTTTGCTTGGCATAAATAATATGTTTGTGCCGTGGGATACCCTTATTCTTTCCATTGTTTTGTTTGTGGTTATCCCGCTTGTTGCCGGTGCGCTTACAAGAACACTCGTTATTAAAAATCGTGGCGTAGATTATTTCAATAAAAACTTTGTACCAAAGTTTGATAGCATTACCACAATCGGTTTGCTTCTGACACTTATTATCATATTTACATTTCAAGGTGACGCTATTTTAAGTAATCCGCTTCATGTATTGCTTATCGGTATTCCGTTGGCATTGCAGAATGTAATTACAGCCGCATTTGCTTACATCATGTGCAAAGTCTTTAAGCAGCCGCATAATATAGCTGCTCCAGCCGCTTTGATTGGCGCGTCTGATTTCTTTGAATTGTCCGTTGCAGTAGCCATCGCCCTTTATGGGCCGACTTCGCCGGTTGTGCTTGTTTGTACAGTTGGCGTACTAACAGAAGTACCCGTCATGCTTGTGCTTGTAAAGTTTGTAAATAAAACGCGAAGTTGGTTTGATGATAATAAATCATCTTCGGGCGAAATTGTCAAAAAGCCATAA
- the arsD gene encoding arsenite efflux transporter metallochaperone ArsD, with the protein MKEIKIDFLYLDLNTCERCVSADSALNEAVNILLHVFLTPDYSVTVNKVNITSKELAVENRFVSSPTIRVNGVDICNEVKESNCTDCGNLCGDSVGCRVFTYEEKDYEQPPVALIVDGILRVINGKQAIEEVPYALPDNLKNYFLRRDLTMKKMSIYEPAMCCETGICGVGVDPELIRISTVLNALKKNGVGIDRFNLNSAPMAFVNDKVINAFINEKGVDGLPAVTLDGKIIITGRYPTNDEIIKLLEIPESYLTEQKETKQNNGCCCSDGQCC; encoded by the coding sequence ATGAAAGAAATAAAAATAGATTTTTTATATCTTGATTTGAACACTTGCGAGCGTTGCGTTAGTGCAGATAGCGCACTTAACGAAGCCGTTAACATTCTATTGCATGTTTTCCTTACGCCGGATTATTCGGTAACGGTCAACAAGGTAAACATTACCTCAAAGGAACTTGCCGTAGAAAATCGCTTTGTTAGCTCCCCTACAATCAGGGTAAACGGTGTGGATATTTGCAATGAGGTAAAGGAAAGCAATTGTACCGATTGCGGGAACTTGTGCGGTGATAGTGTGGGTTGTCGAGTATTCACTTATGAGGAAAAAGACTATGAACAACCACCTGTCGCTTTGATTGTAGATGGGATTTTGCGTGTCATTAACGGAAAACAGGCAATTGAGGAAGTCCCCTATGCTTTACCTGATAATCTAAAAAACTATTTTTTAAGGAGAGATTTAACTATGAAAAAAATGTCTATCTATGAACCTGCTATGTGTTGTGAAACAGGAATTTGCGGTGTTGGCGTTGACCCGGAACTGATACGCATATCTACGGTATTGAACGCTTTGAAAAAGAATGGCGTTGGTATTGACCGCTTCAATCTCAACAGCGCACCAATGGCTTTTGTCAATGACAAGGTAATCAATGCGTTTATTAACGAAAAAGGCGTTGACGGGCTTCCTGCCGTTACACTGGACGGGAAAATTATTATTACAGGCCGATACCCCACTAATGATGAAATAATCAAATTGCTTGAAATTCCTGAAAGCTATTTGACCGAGCAAAAAGAAACTAAACAAAATAACGGCTGTTGTTGTTCAGACGGTCAATGCTGTTAG